A part of Aquibium oceanicum genomic DNA contains:
- a CDS encoding homospermidine synthase gives MAKQTWPVHGEITGPIVMIGFGSIGRGTLPLIERHFKFDKSRMVVVDPSDADKALLDERGIGFVKEHVTKQNYKDLLTPLLTKGEGRGFCVNLSVDTSSLDLMKLCRKLGVLYIDTVVEPWLGFYFDKDADNASRTNYALRETVREEKRKNPGGATAVSCCGANPGMVSWFVKQALLNLASDTGAKIQEPAADDRKGWAKLMKKLGVKGIHIAERDTQRTKNPKPMDVFWNTWSVEGFISEGLQPAELGWGTHEEWKPKNAKKHKKGSKAAIYLEQPGANTRVRTWCPTPGAQYGFLVTHNESISIADYFTVRDKDGEATYRPTCHYAYHPCNDAVLSLHEMFGAAGKAQPVQHVLDENELVDGKDELGVLLYGHKKNAYWYGSQLTLEEARKLAPYQNATGLQVSSAVLAGMVWALENPEAGIVETDEMDYRRCLEVQMPYLGPVNGYYTDWTPLEGRPGLFPEDLDTKDPWQFRNILVR, from the coding sequence ATGGCAAAACAGACATGGCCCGTCCACGGCGAGATCACCGGCCCGATCGTGATGATCGGCTTCGGCTCGATCGGCCGCGGCACGCTCCCGCTGATCGAACGCCATTTCAAATTCGACAAGTCGCGCATGGTGGTCGTCGATCCCTCGGATGCCGACAAGGCGCTGCTGGACGAGCGCGGCATCGGGTTCGTCAAGGAGCATGTGACGAAGCAGAACTACAAGGACCTGCTGACGCCACTGCTCACCAAGGGCGAAGGCCGCGGCTTCTGCGTCAACCTTTCGGTCGACACCTCTTCGCTGGACCTGATGAAGCTCTGCCGCAAGCTCGGCGTGCTTTACATCGACACGGTGGTCGAGCCCTGGCTCGGCTTTTATTTCGACAAGGACGCCGACAATGCCTCGCGTACCAACTATGCGCTGCGAGAGACCGTGCGCGAGGAGAAGCGCAAGAACCCGGGCGGCGCCACGGCCGTCTCCTGCTGCGGGGCCAATCCCGGCATGGTGTCCTGGTTCGTCAAGCAGGCGCTGCTGAACCTCGCCAGCGACACCGGTGCCAAGATACAGGAGCCCGCCGCCGACGACCGCAAGGGCTGGGCCAAGCTGATGAAAAAGCTCGGGGTCAAGGGCATCCACATCGCCGAGCGCGACACGCAGCGCACCAAGAACCCGAAGCCGATGGACGTGTTCTGGAACACCTGGTCGGTGGAGGGCTTCATCTCGGAGGGTCTTCAGCCGGCCGAGCTCGGCTGGGGCACGCACGAGGAGTGGAAGCCGAAGAACGCGAAGAAACACAAGAAGGGCTCGAAGGCCGCCATCTATCTGGAGCAGCCCGGCGCCAACACTCGCGTGCGTACCTGGTGCCCGACGCCCGGCGCCCAGTACGGCTTCCTCGTCACCCACAACGAATCCATCTCGATCGCCGACTACTTCACGGTGCGCGACAAGGACGGCGAGGCGACCTACCGGCCGACCTGCCACTACGCCTACCACCCCTGCAACGACGCGGTGCTGTCGCTGCACGAGATGTTCGGCGCTGCCGGCAAGGCGCAGCCGGTCCAACACGTGCTTGACGAGAACGAACTGGTGGACGGCAAGGACGAACTCGGCGTGCTTCTCTACGGCCACAAGAAGAACGCATACTGGTACGGTTCGCAGCTGACGCTGGAAGAGGCGCGCAAGCTCGCGCCCTACCAGAACGCGACCGGCCTGCAGGTGTCGTCGGCCGTGCTCGCGGGCATGGTCTGGGCACTGGAAAATCCCGAAGCCGGCATCGTCGAGACCGACGAGATGGATTACCGGCGTTGCCTCGAGGTCCAGATGCCCTATCTCGGACCGGTCAACGGCTATTATACCGACTGGACGCCGCTCGAAGGCCGACCGGGACTGTTCCCGGAGGACCTCGACACCAAGGACCCATGGCAGTTTCGCAACATCCTGGTGCGCTGA
- a CDS encoding zinc metallopeptidase: protein MIVFAILVLLAIVVLPQLWVRHTISKHGAERPDLPGTGGELARHLLDRFDLGNVPVEITEKGDHYDPDAKVVRLLRQHHEGRSLSAVAIAAHEVSHAIQDANGERKLAARQRLAKLAQVTDRLAGIFFIAAPILTLIVRTPAAFVAVLGIGIGLLAVRVLVNLVTLPVEMDASFSKALPILREGRYLSEDDLPAAHSVLRAAAFTYVAGALISLVNLARWIRLLR, encoded by the coding sequence ATGATCGTCTTCGCCATCCTCGTGCTGCTGGCGATCGTGGTCCTGCCGCAGCTTTGGGTCCGGCACACGATCAGCAAGCATGGAGCGGAACGGCCCGACCTGCCGGGAACGGGTGGAGAACTCGCGCGGCATCTGCTCGACCGCTTCGATCTCGGCAACGTTCCCGTCGAGATCACCGAGAAGGGCGACCACTACGATCCAGACGCCAAGGTGGTGCGGCTCCTTCGCCAGCATCATGAGGGCCGGTCGCTGTCTGCCGTCGCCATCGCGGCGCACGAGGTTTCGCATGCGATCCAGGATGCCAACGGCGAACGGAAGCTGGCGGCCCGGCAGCGGCTCGCCAAGCTCGCCCAGGTAACAGACCGCCTGGCGGGGATATTCTTCATCGCCGCCCCGATCCTGACGCTGATCGTGCGGACGCCGGCTGCCTTCGTCGCCGTGCTCGGCATCGGCATCGGGCTGCTCGCCGTCCGCGTATTGGTGAACCTCGTCACCCTGCCCGTCGAGATGGATGCAAGCTTCTCCAAGGCGCTGCCGATCCTGCGCGAGGGGCGATATCTTTCCGAGGACGACCTGCCCGCCGCGCACAGCGTGCTCAGGGCCGCCGCCTTCACCTACGTCGCCGGCGCGCTCATTTCGCTGGTGAACCTTGCACGCTGGATCAGGCTCCTGCGATAA
- a CDS encoding phenylacetate--CoA ligase family protein, with the protein MSSFFDELETRDPRQREADFFGRLPGFLAQAASSAPGLAKWLEGVPFEAVNSPAALARLPVLRKSELMELQAGSPPFGGFADESALRGRRVFLSPGPIWEPEATDEEAFHNARAFFAAGIRSGDRVHNAFAYHMTPGGFLLDAGARALGCTVFPAGTGNTDMQVEAAAALRPTVYCGTPDFLKVMLDRAAQAGKDLSSFRRGLVSGGALFPSLRAEYAARGIKVLQCYATAEFGVIAYETAGDDGEPNPGMMINENLIVEIVRPGTGDPVEDGEVGEVVVTGFNPVYPLVRLGTGDLSATMPGASPCGRTGRRLKGWMGRADQRTKIKGMFVDPKQVAEIVRRHPEIARARLVVTRDGESDAMELRAEKADGASPDASAIAASLRDLTKLGGKVEIVAAGALPNDGKVIADERDYAK; encoded by the coding sequence ATGAGCAGCTTTTTCGACGAACTTGAAACGCGCGATCCGCGGCAGCGGGAAGCGGACTTTTTCGGGCGCCTGCCCGGCTTCCTCGCGCAGGCCGCATCCAGCGCTCCGGGTCTTGCCAAGTGGCTGGAGGGTGTGCCGTTCGAGGCGGTGAATTCTCCCGCCGCGCTGGCGAGGCTGCCGGTCCTGCGCAAGTCCGAACTGATGGAGTTGCAGGCCGGGTCTCCCCCCTTCGGAGGGTTCGCCGACGAGAGCGCGCTCAGGGGGCGCCGCGTCTTCCTCTCGCCCGGTCCGATCTGGGAGCCGGAAGCGACGGACGAGGAAGCCTTCCACAACGCGCGCGCTTTCTTCGCCGCCGGCATTCGATCCGGCGACCGCGTGCACAACGCCTTCGCCTACCACATGACGCCCGGCGGCTTCCTGCTCGACGCGGGCGCGCGGGCGCTCGGCTGCACGGTGTTTCCGGCCGGCACCGGCAACACCGACATGCAGGTGGAGGCCGCGGCGGCGCTGCGGCCGACCGTCTATTGCGGGACACCCGACTTCCTGAAGGTCATGCTGGACCGCGCCGCGCAGGCGGGCAAGGACCTCTCCTCGTTCCGCCGCGGGCTGGTCTCGGGCGGCGCGCTGTTTCCGTCGCTGCGGGCAGAATATGCCGCGCGGGGCATCAAGGTCCTGCAATGCTACGCCACGGCCGAGTTCGGCGTCATCGCCTACGAGACCGCGGGCGACGACGGTGAGCCGAATCCCGGCATGATGATCAACGAGAACCTGATCGTCGAGATCGTACGGCCGGGCACCGGCGACCCGGTGGAGGACGGCGAGGTCGGCGAGGTTGTGGTCACCGGCTTCAACCCGGTCTACCCGCTGGTGCGGCTGGGCACCGGCGACCTGTCCGCCACCATGCCGGGCGCATCCCCCTGCGGACGCACGGGCCGGCGGCTGAAGGGCTGGATGGGCCGCGCCGACCAGCGCACGAAGATCAAGGGCATGTTCGTCGACCCGAAGCAGGTCGCGGAGATCGTCAGGCGTCATCCAGAGATCGCCCGGGCGCGGCTCGTGGTGACGCGAGACGGCGAGAGCGACGCGATGGAACTGCGCGCGGAGAAGGCCGACGGGGCGTCGCCGGATGCTTCGGCCATCGCCGCGTCGCTGCGCGATCTGACCAAGCTGGGCGGCAAGGTCGAGATCGTCGCGGCCGGTGCATTGCCCAACGACGGCAAGGTGATCGCCGACGAGCGGGACTATGCGAAGTGA